Proteins from a genomic interval of Patescibacteria group bacterium:
- a CDS encoding thioredoxin domain-containing protein, with amino-acid sequence MKKQVLNQILIWSGAVLALAVIFVFMYYFVWLGGNQSKAGEYQIQLTKADWQLGNPNAKVVLVEYSDFQCPACAYYSSLLKQLLEEYSDEVLFVYRHFPLSNIHKNANLSAYAAEAAGRQGQFWGMSEKLFLNQEDWAESNQAKEIFVSYAEELGLDQSRFLADLDSEEIKDKVFQDYQSALLYRLNGTPSFFINGKKIQNPRTLEEFRKIIEQELTSSF; translated from the coding sequence ATGAAAAAACAGGTTTTAAACCAAATTTTAATCTGGTCAGGCGCAGTTTTAGCTTTAGCAGTGATTTTTGTTTTTATGTATTACTTTGTCTGGTTGGGCGGGAATCAATCAAAAGCAGGCGAGTATCAGATTCAGCTTACTAAAGCTGATTGGCAATTGGGCAATCCAAACGCAAAAGTTGTTTTAGTTGAATACAGCGATTTTCAGTGCCCGGCTTGCGCTTATTACTCTTCCTTACTTAAACAATTGCTTGAAGAGTATTCTGATGAAGTTTTGTTTGTTTACCGTCATTTTCCTTTGTCTAACATCCACAAAAACGCTAATTTATCAGCTTACGCCGCTGAAGCCGCAGGCAGACAGGGCCAATTTTGGGGAATGTCTGAAAAGCTGTTCTTGAATCAAGAAGACTGGGCGGAAAGCAACCAAGCAAAAGAAATTTTTGTTAGCTATGCTGAAGAGCTGGGCTTGGACCAAAGCCGGTTTTTAGCTGATTTAGATTCAGAAGAAATTAAGGATAAAGTTTTCCAAGATTACCAGTCAGCGCTTTTATACCGGTTAAACGGCACGCCAAGCTTTTTTATTAATGGCAAAAAGATTCAGAACCCAAGGACTTTAGAAGAGTTTAGGAAGATAATTGAGCAGGAATTAACCAGCAGTTTTTAA
- a CDS encoding vitamin K epoxide reductase family protein: MAPKQKIFLGILVLGSLIGLLDTSYLAILQLKNNQYLSCDFWGFSCDKVLNSVYSKFLGIPLSFWGLGYYLTLFFGAAAYLSRQNKLILRLIELWVWLGAGVSLILVYLQAAVLKAFCLYCLISELVIFTMMISYLIIKFLIKSDYTNQRI; this comes from the coding sequence ATGGCTCCGAAGCAAAAGATTTTTTTAGGCATCTTGGTTTTAGGCAGTCTGATTGGTTTGTTGGACACATCTTATTTAGCGATTTTGCAGCTTAAAAATAATCAGTATCTTAGCTGCGATTTTTGGGGTTTTAGCTGCGATAAAGTCTTAAACAGCGTTTACAGCAAATTCTTGGGCATTCCTTTAAGTTTTTGGGGTTTGGGCTATTATCTAACCCTGTTTTTCGGAGCCGCGGCTTATTTAAGCCGGCAAAACAAACTGATTTTAAGATTAATTGAACTTTGGGTCTGGCTCGGCGCCGGAGTTTCGCTGATTTTGGTTTATCTTCAGGCCGCGGTGTTAAAAGCTTTTTGTTTGTATTGTTTGATTTCCGAGCTGGTTATCTTTACAATGATGATTAGTTATTTAATAATTAAATTTTTGATTAAATCAGATTATACTAATCAACGAATTTAA